The stretch of DNA GGTGACCGCGGACACGGAACGCGCCGTCCTCGTCGCGCTCGACGAGGAACCCGTCGCGCGTCCCCTCGATCCGGTGGACGACGACGCCGGCCGGCTCGCGTGGAGCGGCGAGCTCCTCCGCCGAGGGAAGGAGCACGGCGAGCGCGGTCCGGAGATCGCCGAGCCCGTCGCCGTGTCCAGCGGAGATCGAGACCGCCCGGATGCCGTCGCGCGCCCGGGATCGGGCGAAGGCGGGCCACGCGGCGGCGGCACCCTCACGATCGATCTTGTTGAAGACGACGAGCAGCGGCTTCTCGAGGAGCGCCTCGTCGTGCGCCCGCAGCTCCTCGCGGATCGTCGCGTGGTCAGCCTCGGGATCGCGGGCGGACCCATCGACGATGTGGACGAGGATGCGCGTCCGCTCCACGTGGCGAAGGAAGGCGTGCCCGAGCCCCGCGCCGCGGCTGGCGCCCTCGATGAGACCCGGCATGTCGGCGATCGTGGGACGGCGCTCATCGTCCCCGCCGAAGTCCATGACGCCGAGATTCGGTTCGAGTGTCGTGAACGGATAGTCGGCGATCTTCGGGGTCGCGGCGGTCAGCGCCGCGAGGAGCGTCGACTTCCCGGCGTTCGGCAGCCCGATGAGCCCGATGTCCGCGATGAGCCGGAGTTCGAGCCGAAGGCCCCGTTCCTCGCCGGGTTCGCCCTTCTGGGCATGTTTGGGCGCCTGGTGCGTCGAGGTGGTGAAGTGGGTGTTGCCGAGGCCGCCCCGTCCGCCGCGGGCGACGAGCGCCGTCTGGCCCACCTCGACGAGGTCCGCGAGAAGGGCCCCGCTCGCATCATCGAGGACCGCGGTGCCCGGAGGGACGGCGATGGTGAGATCCTCGCCGGCCCGGCCATGGCGCCGCGAGCCGCTGCCGCGACCGCCGGCATCGGCCCGAAAATGGTGGGTGTACCGGAAGTCGCGGAGCGTGGTCTGGCCCGCATCCACCCGCAGGGCGACGGATCCTCCCCGGCCGCCGTCCCCGCCGTCCGGCCCGCCACGCGGGACGTGGGCCTCGTGCCGGAACGTGGCCGCTCCATCGCCGCCGTCGCCGGCGCGGACCCAGAGCTTCACGCGGTCGAGGAACATCGTCGCCTATCGTCCCACGTCGGCCCGCGAGCGGCGGATGTCCGCCTGCCGCGCGGAGCGGCGACCCGGAGGACCGACCCGCGTCAGCGGGCGCGGACTACAGATACCCGAGCGGGTTGACCCGGTACGAGCCGCTCGCCCACGGGTAGCCGCGCCACACCTCGAAGTGGCAGTGCGGTCCGGTCGCCACGCCGCTCGTCCCGATCCGCCCGATCTCCGAGCCGCGGCCGACCTGCTCGCCCACGCCAACGCCGATCGACGACATGTGGTAGTAGCCGGTGTAGAGGCCGCTGCCGTGGGAGATCCAGACCTGGTAGCCGCCTTCGTTGTTCCGATAGCCGGCCCAGATCACGACGCCGGCTGCGGCCGCAAGGATCGGCGAGCC from Chloroflexota bacterium encodes:
- the obgE gene encoding GTPase ObgE, translating into MFLDRVKLWVRAGDGGDGAATFRHEAHVPRGGPDGGDGGRGGSVALRVDAGQTTLRDFRYTHHFRADAGGRGSGSRRHGRAGEDLTIAVPPGTAVLDDASGALLADLVEVGQTALVARGGRGGLGNTHFTTSTHQAPKHAQKGEPGEERGLRLELRLIADIGLIGLPNAGKSTLLAALTAATPKIADYPFTTLEPNLGVMDFGGDDERRPTIADMPGLIEGASRGAGLGHAFLRHVERTRILVHIVDGSARDPEADHATIREELRAHDEALLEKPLLVVFNKIDREGAAAAWPAFARSRARDGIRAVSISAGHGDGLGDLRTALAVLLPSAEELAAPREPAGVVVHRIEGTRDGFLVERDEDGAFRVRGHRIERIAAQTDFAVEESAERFQRDLARLGVETELSRAGVVPGDLVRIGAVELEWGRQPWEDG